In the Acidovorax sp. A79 genome, one interval contains:
- a CDS encoding formate dehydrogenase subunit gamma has product MKHIVCALVVAAGVAWGPAGAQAPAAPDAGTAAAPATAAAVAPQAPGGIQGQNIFEVKPDASADPKYAGQTNGERAKVQPGNNAPMWRQVGQGVTGYSSLPKTQAPEAGNLIQPFVQYPGSRFTNAGEAWRQVRNHWIIPYGAALFAIVLLALGIFYFVKGPLGHDHPEGAGTRRIERFTPFERAAHWSNAFAFCTLALSGIVMAFGKFFLLPVLGASLFGWITYALKNVHNFMGPLFAVSLLVIILTFVKDNIANRADFVWLSKGGGMLGGDHQVPSHRFNAGEKGLFWWGITIPGILVVATGLVLDKLIPGFGDVRGDMQIAHMVHASLAIWMMALICGHIYMGTVGMRGAYKAMKTGYVSEAWAREHHELWYDDVQAGKIPRQRSASTPGGDAAAAPSAGQPAQV; this is encoded by the coding sequence ATGAAACACATCGTGTGTGCCTTGGTCGTGGCGGCGGGTGTGGCCTGGGGGCCCGCGGGTGCCCAGGCGCCAGCGGCGCCCGATGCGGGCACGGCCGCAGCGCCGGCCACGGCCGCAGCGGTGGCGCCGCAAGCACCCGGCGGCATCCAGGGCCAGAACATTTTCGAGGTCAAGCCGGATGCCAGCGCGGACCCCAAGTACGCCGGGCAGACCAACGGCGAGCGTGCCAAGGTGCAGCCTGGCAACAATGCGCCCATGTGGCGCCAGGTGGGGCAGGGCGTGACGGGCTACAGCAGCCTGCCCAAAACGCAGGCGCCCGAGGCGGGCAACCTGATCCAGCCCTTCGTGCAGTATCCCGGCTCGCGTTTCACCAATGCGGGTGAGGCCTGGCGGCAGGTGCGCAACCACTGGATCATTCCCTATGGCGCGGCGCTGTTCGCCATCGTGCTGCTGGCGCTGGGCATCTTCTACTTCGTCAAGGGCCCGCTGGGGCATGACCATCCCGAGGGCGCCGGCACCCGCCGCATCGAGCGTTTCACGCCGTTCGAACGGGCGGCGCACTGGTCCAATGCGTTCGCCTTCTGCACGCTGGCCCTCTCCGGCATCGTGATGGCCTTTGGCAAGTTCTTCCTCCTGCCGGTCCTGGGTGCCTCGCTGTTCGGATGGATCACCTATGCGCTCAAGAATGTGCACAACTTCATGGGCCCGTTGTTCGCCGTGTCGCTGCTCGTGATCATCCTCACCTTCGTCAAGGACAACATTGCCAACCGCGCGGACTTCGTGTGGCTGTCCAAGGGCGGCGGCATGCTGGGCGGTGACCACCAGGTTCCCTCCCACCGCTTCAACGCGGGCGAGAAGGGCCTGTTCTGGTGGGGCATCACCATCCCTGGCATCCTTGTGGTGGCCACGGGCCTGGTGCTCGACAAGCTCATCCCCGGCTTTGGCGACGTGCGCGGCGACATGCAGATCGCCCACATGGTCCATGCCTCGCTGGCCATCTGGATGATGGCGCTGATCTGCGGACACATCTACATGGGCACGGTGGGCATGCGCGGCGCCTACAAGGCCATGAAGACGGGCTACGTGAGCGAGGCCTGGGCCCGGGAGCACCATGAGCTCTGGTATGACGACGTCCAGGCGGGCAAGATTCCCCGCCAGCGCAGTGCCAGCACCCCGGGGGGCGATGCTGCCGCAGCGCCATCGGCAGGCCAACCCGCACAGGTATGA
- a CDS encoding C13 family peptidase codes for MQDLNAKGAWADTQPSQWAPEPAKIEISLDEGLPPGAPATAPAAASAGAPAPLRLPLGAWVREGLRATLFLPPRTGAAVPTPWQLIVLVLLGGALLVGAARFQVAGPAQFSLRGWLAPMWSGLALLWLAWWAMAPAQRLAAGAPAPEGSPTGGLAAWYVLSAWAPLVPLLVLYALLGATVHRPALWVGNTAGIVFWTAYGVLTAWVLAALVVVSARFIRSRLRTAVFAVSMAAIIGVGMWQFQDQPWELDGAALAAAQAAEEGPEPAQLTLSQPVFEAQQALWERQVQALAAQRDGVVDVYGLVFAPYAEENVFRRESTMVSTLLQERFDAHGRVIHLLNHAETADTHVWATPQNLQRAISALGARMDRDHDLLVIYMTSHGARNHELAASHGPLQVQPVTPEMLRAALDEAGIRHRVIAVSACYSGGWIGPLATDGTLIMTAADATHTSYGCGTRSELTFFGRAVFNEQLRQTHSFTEAFAKAVPLIAQREVEAGKTDGFSNPQIHVGTQIQPVLEALQARLDAGGSGGAAPAAGDTKP; via the coding sequence ATGCAAGACCTGAACGCCAAGGGCGCCTGGGCCGATACCCAACCGAGCCAGTGGGCCCCCGAACCCGCCAAGATCGAAATCTCGCTGGATGAGGGGCTGCCCCCCGGTGCGCCCGCCACTGCGCCGGCGGCGGCCTCGGCCGGGGCGCCTGCCCCTCTTCGCCTGCCCCTGGGAGCCTGGGTCCGCGAGGGCCTGCGGGCCACGCTGTTCCTGCCGCCCCGCACGGGGGCCGCGGTTCCCACCCCGTGGCAATTGATCGTTCTCGTGCTGCTCGGTGGCGCGCTGCTGGTGGGGGCGGCGCGGTTCCAGGTGGCAGGGCCCGCCCAGTTCAGCCTGCGGGGCTGGCTCGCGCCGATGTGGAGCGGCCTGGCGCTTCTGTGGCTGGCCTGGTGGGCCATGGCACCCGCGCAGCGCCTTGCGGCCGGCGCGCCGGCCCCGGAGGGCTCGCCAACGGGCGGGCTCGCCGCCTGGTATGTGTTGTCGGCGTGGGCTCCGCTGGTGCCCCTGCTCGTGCTGTATGCCCTGCTGGGTGCCACCGTCCACCGGCCCGCGCTGTGGGTCGGAAACACGGCCGGAATCGTTTTCTGGACTGCCTACGGCGTGCTGACGGCGTGGGTTCTGGCGGCGCTGGTCGTGGTGAGCGCGCGCTTCATCCGCTCGCGCCTGCGCACGGCGGTGTTCGCGGTGTCGATGGCGGCGATCATCGGGGTGGGCATGTGGCAGTTCCAGGACCAGCCCTGGGAGCTGGACGGTGCGGCCCTGGCGGCGGCGCAGGCCGCCGAGGAGGGCCCCGAACCCGCGCAGCTGACCTTGTCGCAGCCGGTGTTCGAGGCGCAGCAGGCGCTGTGGGAGCGCCAGGTGCAAGCGCTGGCGGCCCAGCGGGACGGGGTGGTGGATGTCTACGGCCTCGTGTTCGCTCCCTATGCCGAAGAGAACGTGTTCCGGCGCGAAAGCACCATGGTCAGCACGCTGCTGCAGGAACGGTTCGACGCGCACGGCCGCGTGATCCACCTGCTCAACCATGCCGAGACCGCCGACACCCACGTCTGGGCGACGCCGCAGAACCTGCAGCGCGCCATTTCGGCCCTGGGTGCGCGCATGGACCGCGACCATGACCTGCTGGTGATCTACATGACCTCGCACGGCGCGCGCAACCACGAGCTGGCGGCATCGCACGGGCCGCTGCAGGTGCAGCCCGTCACGCCGGAAATGCTGCGCGCCGCGCTGGATGAAGCCGGCATTCGCCACCGCGTGATCGCGGTGTCGGCCTGCTACTCCGGCGGCTGGATCGGGCCCCTGGCCACCGATGGCACGCTCATCATGACGGCCGCCGACGCCACCCACACATCGTATGGCTGCGGCACGCGGTCCGAGCTCACGTTCTTCGGCCGCGCGGTGTTCAACGAGCAACTGCGCCAGACCCATTCATTCACCGAGGCCTTTGCCAAGGCCGTGCCGCTGATCGCGCAGCGCGAGGTGGAGGCCGGCAAGACCGACGGATTCTCCAACCCCCAGATCCACGTGGGCACACAGATCCAGCCCGTGCTGGAGGCGCTGCAAGCGCGCCTGGATGCGGGGGGGTCCGGTGGCGCGGCGCCGGCGGCCGGCGACACAAAGCCCTGA
- a CDS encoding formate dehydrogenase subunit alpha, with protein MLLTKKSPHAAPGAAPASPFVHSLRRGLSQALPTMDRRSFLRRSGLGVGVGIAASQLTLVKKSSAAEGAKVGLGDSKIEVRRTVCTHCSVGCAVDAVVENGVWVRQEPVFDSPINLGAHCAKGAALREHGHGEYRLRYPMKLVNGKYERISWDTALNEITAKMQELRKASGPDSVYFVGSSKHNNEQAYLLRKFVSFWGTNNCDHQARICHSTTVAGVANTWGYGAMTNSYNDMQNSKVALYIGSNAAEAHPVSMLHMLHAKETGCKMIVVDPRFTRTAAKADEYVRIRSGTDIPFLFGLLYHIFKNGWEDKKYINDRVYGMDKVREDVLAKWTPDKVQDACGVGEAQMLKVATMLHENNPGTIVWCMGQTQHSIGNAMVRASCILQLALGNVGKTGGGTNIFRGHDNVQGATDVGPNPDSLPGYYGLAEGSWKHFAAVWGVDFEWIKKQYASPAMMTKSGITVSRWIDGVLENNELIDQDSNLRGVFFWGHAPNSQTRGLEMKRAMDKLDLLVVVDPYPSATAAMAAMPGKAEDLNPNRAVYLLPAATQFETSGSCTASNRSLQWREKVIDPLWESRSDHMIMHQFAEKLGFATELSKNYKMQKVKGMDEPVPEDILREINKSVWTIGYTGQSPERLKAHMKNMHVFDVKTLKAKGGKDKDTGYDFTGDYFGLPWPCYGTPELKHPGSANLYDTSKHVMDGGGNFRANFGVEKDGQNLLAEDGSHSLGSEITTGYPEFDHVLLKKLGWWDDLTDAEKTKAEGKNWKTDPTGAIIRVAMKHGCHPFGNAKARAVVWNFPDAIPQHREPLYGTRPDLVAKYPTHDDKKAFWRMPTLYKSLQDKNVADKVHEKFPLILSSGRLVEYEGGGEETRSNPWLAELQQESFVEINPKTAADRGIHNGERVWLSSPTGARLNVQALVTERVAPDTVWMPFHFSGRWQGADMLAYYPKGAAPVVRGEAVNTATTYGYDSVTMMQETKTTICNVERA; from the coding sequence ATGTTGCTCACCAAGAAATCGCCGCACGCCGCGCCCGGCGCAGCCCCGGCATCTCCCTTTGTCCACAGCCTGCGCCGCGGTTTGTCGCAGGCCCTGCCCACCATGGACCGGCGCTCGTTCCTGCGCCGCTCGGGCCTGGGCGTCGGCGTCGGCATTGCCGCGTCGCAGCTGACCCTGGTCAAGAAGTCCAGTGCCGCCGAAGGCGCCAAGGTGGGCCTGGGCGACAGCAAGATCGAAGTGCGCCGCACCGTGTGCACCCACTGCTCGGTGGGCTGCGCGGTCGATGCGGTGGTCGAGAACGGCGTGTGGGTGCGCCAGGAGCCGGTGTTCGATTCGCCCATCAACCTGGGCGCGCACTGTGCCAAGGGTGCCGCGCTGCGCGAGCACGGCCACGGCGAGTACCGCCTGCGCTACCCCATGAAGCTGGTGAACGGCAAGTACGAGCGCATCAGCTGGGACACGGCGCTCAACGAGATCACCGCCAAGATGCAGGAGCTGCGCAAGGCCAGCGGCCCTGACAGCGTGTACTTCGTGGGCTCGTCCAAGCACAACAACGAGCAGGCCTACCTGCTGCGCAAGTTCGTGAGCTTCTGGGGCACCAACAACTGCGACCACCAGGCGCGCATCTGCCACTCGACCACGGTGGCCGGCGTGGCCAACACATGGGGCTACGGCGCCATGACCAATTCGTACAACGACATGCAGAACAGCAAGGTCGCCCTGTACATCGGATCCAACGCGGCCGAGGCCCACCCGGTGAGCATGCTGCACATGCTGCACGCCAAGGAAACCGGCTGCAAGATGATCGTGGTGGACCCGCGTTTCACCCGCACGGCCGCCAAGGCCGACGAATACGTGCGCATCCGTTCGGGCACCGACATCCCCTTCCTGTTCGGCCTGCTGTACCACATCTTCAAGAACGGCTGGGAAGACAAGAAGTACATCAACGACCGTGTCTACGGCATGGACAAGGTGCGCGAGGACGTGCTGGCCAAGTGGACGCCCGACAAGGTGCAGGATGCCTGCGGCGTGGGCGAGGCGCAGATGCTCAAGGTCGCCACCATGCTGCACGAGAACAACCCGGGCACCATCGTCTGGTGCATGGGCCAGACGCAGCACTCCATCGGCAATGCGATGGTGCGCGCATCGTGCATCCTGCAGCTGGCACTGGGCAATGTGGGCAAGACCGGCGGTGGCACCAACATCTTCCGGGGCCATGACAACGTGCAGGGCGCGACCGACGTGGGCCCCAACCCCGATTCGCTGCCCGGCTACTACGGCCTGGCCGAAGGCTCCTGGAAGCACTTCGCGGCGGTGTGGGGCGTGGATTTCGAATGGATCAAGAAGCAGTACGCCTCGCCCGCGATGATGACCAAGAGCGGCATCACGGTGTCGCGCTGGATCGATGGCGTGCTGGAGAACAATGAGCTCATCGACCAGGACTCCAACCTGCGCGGCGTGTTCTTCTGGGGCCACGCGCCCAACTCGCAGACGCGGGGCCTCGAGATGAAGCGGGCCATGGACAAGCTGGACCTGCTGGTGGTGGTGGACCCGTACCCCTCGGCCACGGCGGCCATGGCCGCGATGCCCGGCAAGGCCGAGGACCTCAACCCCAACCGCGCCGTGTACCTGCTGCCCGCGGCCACGCAGTTCGAGACCAGCGGCTCCTGCACGGCCTCGAACCGTTCGCTGCAGTGGCGCGAGAAAGTGATCGATCCGCTGTGGGAGAGCCGCTCCGACCACATGATCATGCACCAGTTCGCCGAGAAGCTGGGCTTTGCCACCGAGCTCTCCAAGAACTACAAGATGCAGAAGGTCAAGGGCATGGACGAGCCCGTGCCCGAGGACATCCTGCGCGAGATCAACAAGAGCGTGTGGACCATTGGCTACACCGGCCAGAGCCCCGAGCGCCTGAAGGCGCACATGAAGAACATGCACGTGTTCGACGTGAAAACCTTGAAGGCCAAGGGAGGCAAGGACAAGGACACCGGCTACGACTTCACGGGCGACTATTTCGGCCTGCCCTGGCCCTGCTACGGCACGCCCGAGCTCAAGCACCCCGGCTCGGCCAACCTGTACGACACCTCCAAGCACGTGATGGATGGCGGCGGCAACTTCCGCGCCAACTTCGGTGTGGAAAAGGACGGCCAGAACCTGCTGGCCGAGGACGGCTCGCACTCGCTGGGCAGCGAGATCACCACGGGCTACCCCGAGTTCGACCATGTGCTGCTCAAGAAGCTGGGCTGGTGGGATGACCTCACCGACGCCGAGAAAACCAAGGCCGAGGGCAAGAACTGGAAGACCGACCCGACGGGCGCGATCATCCGCGTGGCGATGAAGCATGGCTGCCATCCCTTTGGCAATGCCAAGGCGCGCGCGGTGGTGTGGAACTTCCCCGACGCCATTCCGCAGCACCGCGAGCCGCTGTACGGCACCCGCCCGGACCTTGTCGCCAAATACCCCACCCATGACGACAAGAAGGCGTTCTGGCGCATGCCCACGCTCTACAAGAGCCTTCAGGACAAGAACGTGGCCGACAAGGTGCACGAGAAATTCCCGCTCATCCTGAGCTCGGGCCGCCTCGTGGAATACGAAGGCGGCGGCGAGGAAACCCGCTCCAATCCCTGGCTGGCGGAGCTGCAGCAGGAATCGTTCGTCGAGATCAACCCCAAGACGGCGGCGGATCGCGGCATCCACAACGGCGAGCGCGTGTGGCTCAGTTCCCCCACGGGTGCGCGGCTCAATGTGCAGGCGCTCGTCACCGAGCGCGTGGCGCCCGACACGGTATGGATGCCGTTTCACTTCTCGGGCCGCTGGCAGGGCGCCGACATGCTGGCGTACTACCCCAAGGGCGCGGCGCCCGTGGTGCGCGGCGAGGCCGTGAACACGGCCACCACCTATGGCTACGACAGCGTGACCATGATGCAGGAAACCAAGACCACGATCTGCAACGTGGAACGCGCCTGA
- a CDS encoding formate dehydrogenase has product MQNSQPPSSRRSFFAGAATVGAAAAAVMALPQVAPSSDAAVSAPPRVAPEKGGGYHLSAHVKQYYKTTQL; this is encoded by the coding sequence ATGCAGAACAGCCAACCCCCATCCTCGCGCCGCAGCTTCTTTGCCGGCGCCGCCACCGTCGGCGCCGCAGCGGCCGCCGTGATGGCCCTTCCCCAGGTGGCGCCGTCTTCCGATGCGGCAGTGTCCGCGCCCCCCCGCGTGGCGCCGGAGAAGGGCGGCGGGTACCACCTGTCCGCCCATGTGAAGCAGTACTACAAGACCACCCAACTCTGA
- a CDS encoding molecular chaperone: MTTPGSSALDEETARAELYGLLSQLYYAAPGPELLSALRVAVTEAPTAGGFLQEPWQQLVGAARALDDAAVALEFDRLFGGVGKPEVYLYASHYLSGFLNEKPLARLRTDLARLGLARDEAAMPETEDHIAYLCEVMRYLIAGDEVAVCNLASQRDFFATHLQPWTGALCDALAAHPQARLYAALAAFTRAFVAVEAQGFDMLD, from the coding sequence ATGACCACCCCCGGCAGCTCGGCGCTGGACGAAGAAACCGCGCGCGCCGAGCTGTATGGCCTGCTGTCGCAGCTGTACTACGCGGCGCCCGGCCCCGAACTGCTGTCCGCCCTGCGCGTGGCCGTGACCGAGGCGCCCACCGCGGGCGGCTTTCTGCAGGAGCCCTGGCAGCAACTGGTGGGCGCGGCGCGCGCGCTGGACGATGCGGCCGTGGCGCTGGAGTTCGACCGCCTGTTCGGCGGCGTGGGCAAGCCCGAGGTCTACCTGTACGCATCGCACTACCTGAGCGGCTTCCTGAACGAAAAGCCCCTGGCCCGCCTGCGCACCGACCTGGCCCGCCTGGGTTTGGCGCGTGATGAGGCGGCCATGCCCGAGACCGAAGACCACATCGCCTACCTGTGCGAGGTGATGCGCTACCTGATTGCCGGTGACGAAGTGGCCGTGTGCAACCTGGCGTCCCAGCGCGACTTTTTTGCAACGCACCTGCAGCCCTGGACCGGGGCGCTGTGCGATGCGCTGGCGGCCCACCCCCAGGCCCGCCTGTATGCGGCGCTGGCCGCATTCACGCGGGCTTTCGTGGCCGTGGAGGCGCAGGGCTTCGACATGCTCGATTGA
- a CDS encoding ABC transporter permease, giving the protein MNLSFLRLGWRTLARDLRAGELRLLIVAVTLAVAALTSVGFFADRLQGGLQRDALQLLGGDAVVASDNPTPAAFVERAAALGLQAVTTVGFPTMGRASDAQGGASKLVALKSVPPGYPLRGSLKVADAPGALDQPTRDIPARGEAWVDAPLLESLNLAMGDMLLLGDAQLRIARIIVIEPDRGAGFMSFAPRVMVNDADLPATGLVQPASRLTYRFAVIGPGPAVKAFSEWAVAEAKKPEVHGVRVESLESGRPEMRQTLDRAQKFLSLVALLAALLSAVAVALAARGFAAEHLDASAMLRVLGQSQRTIAGAYTAEFALVGLFASSLGVALGYLVHYAFVLLLAGLVESALPPPSLWPVAFGLGMGLTLLFAFGLPPVLQLAQVPPLRVIRRDVGGLKPASLAVLGIGIAGFAALLLTVSSDIKLGLIAVGGFAGAVALFAGLSWVAVKLLRKSVNEATAPRWLVLATRQISARPAYAVVQVSSLAVGLLALVLLVLLRTDLVDSWRKATPPDAPNRFVINVMPDQSDAFQQALKDGGVARYDWYPMIRGRLLAVNGKPVGPDSYTDDRAKRLVDREFNLSNATEPPPHNQIVAGQWRQGEEGAISVEEGIAETLGLQMGDRLLFDMGGVQNEARITSLRKVDWGSMRANFFVMYPVASVKDVPVTYLAAYRAPETNGFDNALVRQFPNITNVDMGATITQVQRVLDQVIRAVEFLFAFTLAAGLVVLFAAVTATREERAREYAIMRAVGARASLLRQVQRAELVGVGLLAGFLASAVAVGVGWALARFVFDFTWTAAPWVPLAGAVAGAVLALAAGWWGLREVLVRPVVDTLRRSAE; this is encoded by the coding sequence ATGAACCTGTCTTTTCTGCGCCTTGGCTGGCGTACCCTGGCCCGCGACCTGCGCGCGGGCGAACTGCGCCTGCTCATCGTGGCGGTCACGCTGGCGGTGGCGGCGCTCACGTCCGTGGGGTTTTTCGCCGACCGCCTTCAGGGCGGCCTGCAGCGCGATGCGCTGCAGCTGCTGGGCGGCGATGCCGTGGTGGCCAGCGACAACCCCACGCCAGCGGCGTTCGTCGAGCGGGCCGCGGCCCTGGGCTTGCAGGCGGTCACCACGGTGGGCTTTCCCACCATGGGCCGGGCCAGCGATGCGCAGGGTGGTGCCAGCAAGCTGGTGGCCCTCAAGAGCGTGCCGCCGGGCTACCCGCTGCGCGGCAGCCTCAAGGTGGCTGACGCGCCGGGGGCGCTCGACCAGCCCACCCGCGACATCCCTGCCCGGGGCGAGGCGTGGGTGGATGCTCCCCTGCTCGAATCGCTGAACCTGGCCATGGGCGACATGCTGTTGCTGGGCGATGCGCAGCTGCGCATCGCGCGCATCATCGTGATCGAGCCCGACCGGGGCGCGGGCTTCATGAGCTTTGCCCCGCGCGTGATGGTGAACGATGCCGACCTGCCCGCCACCGGCCTGGTGCAGCCGGCCAGCCGCCTCACCTACCGCTTCGCCGTCATCGGGCCGGGCCCCGCGGTCAAGGCCTTCAGCGAATGGGCCGTGGCGGAGGCCAAGAAGCCCGAGGTGCACGGGGTGCGGGTGGAATCCCTCGAAAGCGGCCGCCCCGAGATGCGCCAGACGCTGGACCGGGCGCAGAAGTTCCTGAGCCTCGTGGCGCTGCTCGCGGCGCTGCTGTCGGCCGTGGCCGTGGCGCTGGCCGCGCGCGGTTTCGCGGCAGAGCACCTGGATGCCTCGGCCATGCTGCGGGTGCTGGGGCAGAGCCAGCGCACCATCGCGGGCGCCTACACGGCCGAATTCGCTCTCGTGGGCCTGTTCGCCAGTTCGCTGGGCGTGGCGCTGGGCTATCTGGTGCACTACGCCTTCGTGCTGCTGCTCGCGGGGCTGGTCGAGTCAGCCCTGCCGCCGCCCAGCCTGTGGCCCGTGGCATTTGGCCTGGGCATGGGGCTCACGCTGCTGTTCGCCTTCGGCCTGCCGCCCGTGCTGCAGCTGGCCCAGGTGCCGCCCCTGCGCGTGATCCGGCGCGACGTGGGCGGGCTCAAGCCCGCGTCGCTGGCGGTGCTGGGCATCGGCATCGCCGGTTTCGCGGCCTTGCTGCTGACGGTCAGCAGCGACATCAAGCTGGGGCTGATTGCCGTGGGCGGCTTTGCCGGCGCGGTGGCCCTGTTTGCGGGGCTGTCGTGGGTGGCGGTGAAGCTGCTGCGCAAGAGCGTGAACGAGGCCACCGCCCCGCGCTGGCTGGTGCTGGCCACGCGGCAGATCTCCGCGCGCCCCGCCTACGCCGTGGTGCAGGTGAGCAGCCTGGCCGTGGGCCTGCTGGCGCTGGTGCTGCTGGTGCTGCTGCGCACCGACCTGGTGGACAGCTGGCGCAAGGCCACGCCCCCCGATGCGCCCAACCGCTTCGTCATCAACGTGATGCCCGACCAGTCCGATGCGTTCCAGCAGGCCCTCAAGGACGGCGGCGTGGCCCGGTACGACTGGTATCCCATGATCCGTGGCCGCCTGCTGGCCGTGAACGGCAAGCCCGTGGGCCCCGACAGCTATACCGACGACCGCGCCAAGCGCCTCGTCGACCGGGAGTTCAACCTTTCCAACGCCACCGAACCACCCCCCCACAACCAGATCGTGGCCGGCCAGTGGCGCCAGGGCGAGGAAGGTGCCATCAGCGTCGAGGAGGGCATTGCCGAGACCCTGGGCCTGCAGATGGGCGACCGGCTGCTGTTCGACATGGGCGGCGTGCAGAACGAAGCGCGCATCACCAGCCTGCGCAAGGTGGACTGGGGGTCGATGCGGGCCAACTTCTTCGTGATGTACCCCGTGGCCAGCGTCAAGGACGTGCCGGTCACCTACCTGGCGGCGTACCGCGCCCCCGAGACCAACGGCTTCGACAACGCCCTGGTGCGCCAGTTTCCCAACATCACCAACGTGGACATGGGCGCCACCATCACCCAGGTGCAGCGCGTGCTGGACCAGGTGATCCGCGCGGTGGAATTCCTGTTTGCCTTCACGCTGGCCGCCGGGCTGGTGGTGCTGTTCGCGGCCGTCACCGCCACGCGCGAGGAGCGCGCCCGCGAGTACGCCATCATGCGCGCCGTGGGCGCGCGCGCCAGCCTGCTGCGGCAGGTGCAGCGCGCCGAGCTGGTGGGCGTGGGCCTGCTCGCGGGCTTCCTGGCCAGCGCCGTGGCCGTGGGCGTGGGCTGGGCGCTGGCGCGCTTCGTGTTCGACTTCACCTGGACGGCCGCGCCCTGGGTGCCCCTGGCGGGCGCCGTGGCGGGTGCGGTGCTGGCGCTGGCCGCGGGCTGGTGGGGCCTGCGCGAGGTGCTGGTGCGCCCCGTGGTGGACACGCTGCGCCGTTCGGCGGAATAG
- a CDS encoding formate dehydrogenase accessory sulfurtransferase FdhD, protein MTSRTATDPATPPLPRLTQAQAPLTHGVEVVNELGEREQVSIPAERPLTVYVDKRELVTLMTLGAQPELLVLGYLRNQRLVESVFDIESVTVDWEVHAAAVRTRHGIARIEERTASKVVTTGCGQGSVFGGLMDEVDRIALPEARLTQAQLYGIVNAIRIKETTYKSAGSVHGCALFQGEELLTFVEDVGRHNAIDTIAGWMWMNPEAPARTGGGPSAGGHVPMSGSDKVFYTTGRLTSEMVIKSAQMGVPIVVSRSGMTQMGHAVAQQLGLCAIGRATNRRFVCYSGVHRLVLQPELARVPAMAPAASASAA, encoded by the coding sequence ATGACTTCCCGCACCGCCACGGACCCCGCCACCCCGCCGTTGCCGCGCCTCACGCAGGCCCAGGCACCGCTCACCCATGGGGTCGAGGTGGTCAATGAACTGGGTGAACGGGAGCAGGTGTCCATTCCCGCCGAACGGCCGCTCACCGTGTATGTGGACAAGCGCGAGCTGGTCACGCTGATGACGCTGGGCGCTCAGCCTGAGCTCCTGGTGCTGGGCTACCTGCGCAACCAGCGGTTGGTGGAGTCCGTCTTCGACATCGAATCCGTCACCGTCGACTGGGAGGTCCACGCCGCCGCCGTGCGCACGCGCCACGGCATCGCGCGCATCGAGGAGCGGACGGCCAGCAAGGTGGTGACCACCGGCTGCGGGCAGGGCAGCGTGTTTGGCGGGCTGATGGATGAGGTGGACCGGATCGCGCTGCCCGAGGCGCGCCTCACCCAGGCCCAGCTGTATGGCATCGTGAACGCCATCCGCATCAAGGAGACCACGTACAAGTCCGCGGGCTCCGTGCATGGCTGCGCGCTGTTCCAGGGGGAGGAACTGCTCACTTTCGTGGAAGACGTGGGGCGCCACAATGCCATCGATACCATCGCGGGCTGGATGTGGATGAACCCCGAGGCGCCGGCCCGCACCGGTGGCGGGCCCTCCGCGGGGGGGCATGTGCCGATGTCGGGCTCGGACAAGGTGTTCTACACCACAGGCCGCCTCACGAGCGAGATGGTCATCAAGTCGGCCCAGATGGGCGTGCCCATCGTGGTGTCGCGCAGCGGCATGACGCAGATGGGCCATGCCGTGGCCCAGCAGCTGGGCCTGTGCGCCATCGGGCGCGCCACCAACCGCCGCTTCGTCTGCTACAGCGGGGTGCACCGGCTGGTGCTGCAGCCTGAACTGGCGCGGGTGCCTGCCATGGCGCCGGCGGCGTCCGCCAGCGCGGCCTGA
- the fdh3B gene encoding formate dehydrogenase FDH3 subunit beta, giving the protein MARMKFICDAERCIECNGCVTACKNEHEVPWGVNRRRVVTLNDGVPGEKSISVACMHCSDAPCMAVCPVNCFYRTEEGVVLHDKDVCIGCGYCSYACPFGAPQFPSQGTFGVRGKMDKCTFCAGGPEDHGSQAEFDKYGRNRLAEGKLPACAEMCSTKALLAGDGDVVADIFRNRVVQRGKGAEVWGWGTAYGSQQAGQPAGGKS; this is encoded by the coding sequence ATGGCACGAATGAAATTCATCTGTGACGCAGAGCGCTGCATCGAATGCAACGGCTGCGTGACCGCCTGCAAGAACGAGCACGAGGTGCCGTGGGGCGTGAACCGCCGCCGCGTGGTCACGCTCAACGACGGAGTGCCCGGCGAGAAGTCCATCTCGGTAGCCTGCATGCACTGCAGCGACGCACCCTGCATGGCCGTGTGCCCCGTCAACTGCTTCTACCGCACCGAAGAAGGCGTGGTGCTGCACGACAAGGATGTGTGCATCGGCTGCGGCTACTGCAGCTACGCCTGCCCGTTCGGTGCGCCGCAGTTCCCGTCGCAGGGCACCTTCGGCGTGCGCGGCAAGATGGACAAGTGCACCTTCTGCGCCGGGGGGCCCGAGGACCACGGCAGCCAGGCCGAATTCGACAAGTACGGCCGCAACCGCCTGGCCGAGGGCAAGCTCCCGGCCTGCGCGGAGATGTGCTCCACCAAGGCCCTGCTGGCCGGCGACGGCGATGTGGTGGCCGACATCTTCCGCAACCGCGTGGTGCAGCGCGGCAAGGGCGCCGAAGTGTGGGGCTGGGGCACGGCCTACGGTTCGCAGCAGGCCGGCCAGCCTGCGGGGGGCAAGTCATGA